A region from the Manduca sexta isolate Smith_Timp_Sample1 unplaced genomic scaffold, JHU_Msex_v1.0 HiC_scaffold_57, whole genome shotgun sequence genome encodes:
- the LOC115441500 gene encoding sodium-dependent nutrient amino acid transporter 1 — MNDGQVNGGFESSEPKMEPKRSSQISLPPANLKATMDNIDDMDLEAEPPERMVWSNNIEFLMSCIATSVGLGNVWRFPFIAYQNGGGAFLVPYIIVLLLVGKPVYYLECVLGQFSSRNSVKIWSISPAMKGTGYAQAVGCGYILSYYVVICGLCLFYLAMSFQATLPWAICQPEWENCVPSDPTLAAGVGNITNGTSSAELYFLRTVLQQSDGIEGGLGAPIWYLVLCLFIAWLMVFGVVARGVKSSGKAAYFLALFPYVVMITLFITTVLLPGATDGILFFVTPDWWKLLELGVWYAAITQVFFSLSVCTGAIIMFSSYNGFKQNVYRDALIVTTLDTFTSFLSGCTIFGILGNLAYELNSDVGDVIGSGGTSLAFISYPDAIAKTFQPQLFSVLFFLMMSVLGIGSSVALLSTLNTVVMDAFPRVPTVYMSALSCTCGFLLGLVYCTPGGQFILELVDHYGGTFLVLFCAISELAGVFWIYGLENLCLDIEFMMGKTTGFYWRLCWGIVTPGMMIIVFIYALLSFENLVFGDFYVYPVAGYVAGYMMLFLGIVLVPIGIVVTLYKYRTGNFRETVKKAFHSKPSWGPRSPRLRREWMQFRIEAKALRQKMNTSRVKHLWYSITGAYRRNINK, encoded by the exons AATGACGGCCAAGTAAACGGCGGCTTCGAGTCGTCGGAGCCCAAGATGGAACCAAAACGATCATCGCAAATAAGTTTACCTCCAGCTAATCTTAAAGCGACTATGGATAACATAGAT GACATGGACTTAGAGGCTGAACCGCCAGAACGTATGGTATGGTCCAACAACATCGAATTCTTGATGTCCTGCATCGCTACATCCGTCGGTTTGGGTAACGTGTGGCGGTTCCCTTTCATCGCGTACCAGAATGGAGGAGGTGCTTTCCTGGTGCCTTACATCATCGTACTTTTACTTGTCGGCAAGCCTGTGTACTACTTAGAGTGCGTCCTAGGACAATTCAGTTCAAGAAACTCTGTTAAAATTTGGTCAATTTCACCGGCCATGAAAG GTACTGGATACGCCCAAGCTGTCGGTTGCGGTTACATCCTGTCTTACTACGTGGTGATCTGTGGTCTCTGTCTGTTTTACTTAGCTATGAGCTTCCAGGCTACTCTTCCATGGGCTATCTGTCAGCCTGAGTGGGAGAATTGCGTGCCCTCAGATCCCACCCTAGCTGCAGGAGTCGGCAATATCACCAACGGTACCAGCAGTGCTGAACTCTACTTTTT GAGGACGGTGCTCCAACAAAGTGATGGAATTGAAGGAGGTCTCG GTGCCCCCATCTGGTACTTGGTGTTGTGTCTATTCATCGCATGGCTCATGGTGTTCGGAGTCGTCGCCCGAGGAGTCAAGAGTTCCGGCAAAGCGGCCTACTTCCTCGCGCTCTTCCCATACGTTGTCATGAtcactttattcatcac CACAGTCCTCTTGCCTGGTGCTACTGACGGCATCCTGTTCTTCGTTACGCCTGACTGGTGGAAACTCCTTGAGCTCGgt gtATGGTACGCAGCAATCACTCAAGTGTTCTTCTCTCTGTCAGTGTGCACTGGAGCTATTATCATGTTCTCCTCTTACAACGGTTTCAAACAAAATGTCTACAG GGATGCTTTGATTGTAACAACTTTGGACACGTTCACAAGTTTCCTGTCTGGGTGCACGATCTTCGGTATCCTTGGTAACCTTGCGTACGAACTCAACTCCGACGTGGGAGATGTGATCGGTTCCGGCGGTACCAGTCTTGCTTTCATTTCATACCCTGATGCTATTGCCAAAACCTTCCAACCGCAG CTATTCTCGGTGCTGTTCTTCCTGATGATGTCGGTGCTGGGTATCGGCTCCTCCGTGGCTCTTCTCTCGACCCTCAACACTGTGGTGATGGACGCGTTCCCACGTGTACCCACCGTCTACATGTCAGCGTTGTCCTGTACTTGCGGTTTCTTACTCGGACTTGTTTATTGCACGCCG GGTGGACAATTCATCCTCGAGCTGGTAGATCACTACGGTGGAACGTTCCTTGTTCTTTTCTGCGCCATTTCTGAGCTTGCAGGCGTGTTCTGGATTTATg ggtTGGAGAACCTGTGCCTGGACATTGAGTTCATGATGGGTAAAACGACTGGTTTTTACTGGCGTCTCTGTTGGGGCATTGTCACTCCTGGTATGATGATAATTGTGTTCATCTACGCCCTTCTCTCCTTTGAAAACTTGGTGTTCGGAGACTTCTACGTATACCCGGTTGCTGGTTATG ttGCTGGATACATGATGTTATTTTTGGGCATAGTCCTTGTGCCAATCGGAATTGTAGTAACTTTGTACAAATATCGCACCGGCAACTTCCGCGAG ACGGTCAAGAAGGCCTTCCACTCCAAACCCTCATGGGGTCCCCGCTCGCCGCGTTTGCGCAGAGAATGGATGCAGTTCCGGATTGAAGCGAAAGCTCTTAGGCAAAAGATGAACACATCACGCGTCAAGCACTTATGGTACAGTATCACGGGTGCTTACAGgcgtaatattaataagtaa